One segment of Tistrella mobilis DNA contains the following:
- a CDS encoding DUF6445 family protein: MHQSMIVVDDFYENPLEVRAQALKLDYPHLSGPEIYYPGRNSKQFMLPPDSDRMFSYILREPVIGNREMAHGKCRLSFASDTRAGVVHIDPGCAWAGIVFLSLDEHAQGGTEFFRHKASGSDRAPLSDQEAQAKFGLPTREAVLDTVLKQDGSDRSKWEQITVLPMKFNRLILFRPWLWHTSGVDFGDAPENGRLVQILFFKPGPTPAPAAARPTVMPPSQRR; the protein is encoded by the coding sequence ATGCATCAGTCGATGATCGTCGTCGACGACTTTTACGAGAACCCGCTCGAAGTGCGGGCGCAGGCGCTCAAGCTCGACTATCCGCATCTGTCGGGGCCCGAGATCTATTACCCGGGCCGGAATTCGAAGCAGTTCATGCTGCCGCCCGACAGCGACCGCATGTTCAGCTACATCCTGCGCGAGCCGGTGATCGGCAATCGCGAGATGGCGCATGGCAAGTGCCGGCTGTCCTTTGCCTCGGATACCCGCGCCGGGGTGGTCCATATCGACCCGGGCTGCGCCTGGGCGGGGATCGTGTTTCTCAGCCTCGACGAGCATGCGCAGGGCGGGACGGAATTCTTCCGCCACAAGGCCAGCGGCAGCGACAGGGCCCCGTTGAGCGATCAGGAGGCGCAGGCAAAATTCGGCCTGCCGACCCGCGAGGCCGTGCTGGACACCGTGCTGAAGCAGGACGGCAGCGACCGGTCGAAATGGGAGCAGATCACGGTTCTGCCGATGAAGTTCAACCGGCTGATCCTGTTCCGCCCCTGGCTGTGGCACACCAGCGGGGTGGATTTCGGCGATGCCCCCGAAAACGGCCGGCTGGTCCAGATCCTGTTCTTCAAGCCCGGCCCGACGCCGGCCCCGGCAGCCGCCCGCCCGACCGTGATGCCGCCGTCGCAGCGGCGCTGA